A single region of the Halorussus gelatinilyticus genome encodes:
- a CDS encoding ABC transporter ATP-binding protein has protein sequence MSVAVHLQGITKRFPGVVANDEVDLEVGEGSVHALLGENGAGKTTLMNVLYGLYQPEGGTVHLHGEPREFHTPRDAIDAGIGMIHQHFMLVDTLTTAENIVLGHEPRKWGGLAMDRKQAREDVRELSERYGFDVDPTARIEDVGVGVQQRVEILKALYGGADVLILDEPTAVLTPQEVEDLFGVFDELAAEDKTIIFITHKLGEAMEAADDITVLRDGKNVGTVDADATTREELAELMVGREVLLEAEKDRVERGDVGLSVSNLRVTDDRGVEQVGGVDLTAREGEVFGIAGVDGNGQSELVEAVTGLRTPEEGTVSLHGRDVTDLSRRERIDAGMAYVPEDRQARGLVMEFDLVENGLLGSQHTAEFAEGGRIDWDRTRGHAEDIIEEYDVRPPNADADAESLSGGNQQKFVVGREFARDPEVVVASHPTRGVDVGSIEFIHERILDLRREGKSILLVSSKLDEVQQLSDRLGVMYEGEIVDVVDPDRVTEEELGLLMAGQTPEDAPSIADAPGGER, from the coding sequence ATGAGCGTAGCCGTCCACCTACAGGGGATCACCAAGCGATTCCCCGGCGTCGTCGCCAACGACGAGGTCGATCTCGAAGTCGGGGAGGGGAGCGTCCACGCCCTCCTCGGCGAAAACGGCGCTGGTAAGACGACGCTGATGAACGTACTGTACGGTCTCTATCAACCGGAGGGAGGGACCGTCCACCTTCACGGCGAACCTCGGGAGTTCCACACCCCGCGGGACGCCATCGACGCCGGAATCGGGATGATACACCAGCACTTCATGCTGGTCGATACCCTGACCACGGCCGAGAACATCGTCCTCGGACACGAACCCCGCAAGTGGGGCGGACTCGCCATGGACCGCAAGCAGGCCCGAGAGGACGTCCGGGAGTTGAGCGAACGGTACGGCTTCGACGTGGACCCGACCGCCCGCATCGAGGACGTTGGCGTCGGCGTCCAACAGCGCGTCGAAATCCTGAAGGCGCTGTACGGCGGCGCGGACGTGCTGATTCTCGACGAACCGACCGCGGTGCTGACGCCCCAAGAAGTCGAGGACCTGTTCGGCGTGTTCGACGAGTTGGCGGCCGAGGACAAGACCATCATCTTCATCACGCACAAGTTGGGCGAGGCGATGGAGGCCGCAGACGACATCACCGTCCTCCGGGACGGCAAGAACGTCGGGACCGTGGACGCCGACGCGACGACCCGCGAGGAACTCGCCGAACTGATGGTCGGCCGGGAGGTCCTGCTGGAGGCCGAGAAGGACCGCGTGGAACGGGGCGACGTGGGCCTGTCGGTGTCGAACCTCCGGGTCACCGACGACCGGGGCGTCGAGCAGGTCGGCGGCGTGGACCTGACCGCCCGCGAGGGCGAGGTGTTCGGCATCGCGGGCGTGGACGGCAACGGCCAGTCGGAACTCGTGGAAGCCGTCACCGGTCTCAGGACGCCGGAGGAGGGGACGGTCTCGCTCCACGGCCGGGACGTGACCGACCTCTCGCGGCGCGAGCGCATCGACGCCGGGATGGCCTACGTACCCGAGGACCGCCAAGCGCGCGGCCTCGTCATGGAGTTCGACCTCGTCGAGAACGGCCTGCTCGGGAGCCAGCACACCGCGGAGTTCGCCGAGGGCGGGCGCATCGACTGGGACCGCACCCGCGGCCACGCCGAGGACATCATCGAGGAGTACGACGTGCGCCCGCCGAACGCCGACGCCGACGCCGAGTCGCTGTCGGGGGGAAACCAGCAGAAGTTCGTCGTCGGCCGGGAGTTCGCCCGCGACCCGGAGGTCGTGGTCGCGTCGCACCCGACCCGCGGCGTGGACGTGGGGAGCATCGAGTTCATCCACGAGCGCATCCTCGACCTGCGGCGCGAGGGCAAGTCCATCCTGCTGGTCTCCTCGAAACTCGACGAGGTCCAACAGCTCTCGGACCGCCTCGGCGTGATGTACGAGGGCGAAATCGTGGACGTGGTGGACCCCGACCGCGTGACCGAGGAGGAACTCGGTCTGCTGATGGCGGGCCAGACGCCCGAGGACGCCCCGAGCATCGCCGACGCCCCCGGAGGTGAGCGATGA
- a CDS encoding ABC transporter permease, which yields MSDSSGDGRDTPSDDSESWQDRADRALGRLVDASAAERILISFAALGLSVVVGALIVIVSGWVATCDSPFVALAGVGSFCYDPISVYRVMLVGAVWPPYNFAITLKETTLLLFTGLSVAVAFRAGMFNIGTQGQLLLGALGTALSVLWVAPFVPVSVLGGLLLIAIGLLVGALIGGLWGALPGALKAYADANEVITTIMLNFVATGIAFTLVSEVFKDPQSQTVQTRSIPAFAQLQAVFFDSTVFSTFALVGALALVGGVYWMLNGTSFGFDLRTSGVQPDAAEYGGVDSKRMMVSSMTVSGALAGLGGAVYVLMVASRWQTGIPSLGFDGITVSILAGNNPLGVIPAALLFGALKTGSLAIEFQLAVPKELVGVLRGLIILFIAMPEFFRMVGARLGLGDERRTVAADGGETGRANDGGSETDETTDGTTVGDEGGDER from the coding sequence ATGAGCGACTCCTCGGGCGACGGTCGCGACACGCCGAGCGACGACTCGGAATCGTGGCAGGACCGCGCGGACCGCGCGCTCGGCCGCCTCGTGGACGCCTCGGCGGCCGAACGAATCCTCATCAGCTTCGCGGCGCTCGGTCTCTCGGTGGTCGTCGGCGCGCTCATCGTCATCGTGTCGGGGTGGGTGGCGACCTGCGACTCGCCGTTCGTCGCGCTGGCCGGCGTCGGGTCGTTCTGCTACGACCCCATCTCGGTGTACCGAGTCATGCTGGTCGGCGCGGTGTGGCCGCCGTACAACTTCGCTATCACGCTCAAGGAGACGACGCTGTTGCTGTTCACCGGTCTCTCGGTCGCGGTCGCGTTCCGGGCCGGGATGTTCAACATCGGGACGCAGGGCCAACTCCTGTTGGGCGCGCTCGGGACCGCGCTGTCGGTCCTCTGGGTCGCGCCGTTCGTCCCTGTGAGCGTCCTCGGCGGACTGCTTCTCATCGCTATCGGCCTGCTGGTCGGCGCGCTAATCGGCGGGCTGTGGGGCGCGCTTCCCGGCGCGCTGAAGGCCTACGCCGACGCCAACGAGGTCATCACGACCATCATGCTCAACTTTGTGGCGACCGGCATCGCGTTCACGCTGGTCTCGGAGGTGTTCAAAGACCCCCAGAGTCAGACGGTCCAGACGCGGTCGATTCCGGCCTTCGCGCAGTTGCAGGCGGTCTTCTTCGACAGCACGGTCTTCTCGACGTTCGCGCTGGTCGGCGCGCTCGCGCTGGTCGGTGGCGTCTACTGGATGCTCAACGGGACGTCGTTCGGCTTCGACCTGCGGACCAGCGGCGTCCAACCCGACGCCGCCGAGTACGGCGGCGTCGATTCCAAGCGGATGATGGTCTCCAGCATGACCGTCTCGGGCGCGCTCGCGGGCCTCGGTGGCGCGGTCTACGTGCTGATGGTCGCCTCGCGCTGGCAGACCGGCATCCCGTCGCTGGGCTTCGACGGCATCACGGTCTCCATCCTCGCGGGCAACAACCCGCTGGGCGTGATTCCGGCGGCGCTGTTGTTCGGCGCGCTGAAGACCGGGAGCCTCGCCATTGAGTTCCAACTCGCGGTCCCCAAGGAACTGGTCGGGGTCCTGCGCGGACTCATCATCCTCTTCATCGCCATGCCGGAGTTCTTCCGGATGGTCGGTGCGCGCTTGGGGTTGGGCGACGAGCGACGGACGGTCGCGGCCGACGGCGGCGAGACGGGTCGAGCGAACGACGGTGGCTCGGAGACCGACGAGACGACAGACGGAACTACCGTCGGGGACGAAGGAGGTGACGAGCGATGA
- a CDS encoding ABC transporter permease yields the protein MSYAEPSRKQRWLAGAAVLIVAALLAVELFFPESPVSEIVRIVDANYVRSVLRLAVPIAFAALGGIFAEKSGVINIGLEGLLIISAFTSIAVAGTISGGNPTQLQLWIGFFAAVLASVLFALLFAVVCIEFKADQIIAGLAVWLIALGVAPFASKVIWGQVNSPPVATLNNFDFVVFEANPPVVMMLISVPAAWWALNRTAFGRWIEASGENPKALDTVGVDVRKVRYSGVLLSGFFSGLGGAGLALGRVGQFIGGGETMISGRGWIGITAYLFGNYNPLGAFGASFLFASLDALQIRLQQLGYSIPSELIGIIPYVTVIVVLAFVGRTRIPDAAGDHYESGEE from the coding sequence ATGAGTTACGCCGAACCCTCTCGCAAACAGCGGTGGCTCGCCGGTGCCGCGGTGTTGATAGTCGCCGCGCTCCTCGCGGTCGAACTCTTCTTCCCCGAGAGTCCGGTCTCGGAGATCGTCCGCATCGTGGACGCCAACTACGTCCGGTCGGTCCTGCGTCTCGCGGTGCCCATCGCGTTCGCGGCGCTCGGCGGTATCTTCGCCGAGAAGAGCGGCGTCATCAACATCGGGCTGGAGGGCCTGCTCATCATCTCGGCGTTCACCTCCATCGCGGTGGCCGGGACCATCAGCGGCGGGAACCCGACGCAACTGCAGTTGTGGATCGGGTTCTTCGCCGCGGTGCTGGCGAGCGTGCTGTTCGCGCTGCTGTTCGCGGTGGTCTGCATCGAGTTCAAGGCCGACCAGATCATCGCGGGGCTGGCGGTCTGGCTCATCGCGCTCGGCGTCGCGCCGTTCGCCAGTAAGGTCATCTGGGGGCAGGTCAACAGTCCGCCGGTCGCCACGCTGAACAACTTCGACTTCGTGGTCTTCGAGGCGAACCCGCCGGTCGTGATGATGCTGATTTCGGTCCCGGCGGCGTGGTGGGCGCTCAACCGGACCGCGTTCGGACGCTGGATAGAGGCCAGCGGCGAGAACCCGAAGGCGCTGGACACGGTGGGCGTGGACGTGCGGAAGGTCCGCTACTCGGGCGTTCTACTGTCCGGATTCTTCTCGGGACTCGGCGGTGCCGGCCTCGCCCTGGGGCGCGTCGGCCAGTTCATCGGCGGCGGCGAGACGATGATAAGCGGCCGGGGCTGGATCGGCATCACGGCCTACCTGTTCGGCAACTACAACCCGCTGGGCGCGTTCGGCGCGTCGTTCCTGTTCGCCAGTCTGGACGCGCTCCAGATTCGCCTCCAGCAACTGGGTTACTCCATTCCGAGCGAACTCATCGGCATCATTCCCTACGTGACGGTCATCGTCGTGCTGGCGTTCGTCGGCCGCACCCGGATTCCGGACGCGGCGGGCGACCACTACGAGTCCGGCGAGGAGTAG
- the cdd gene encoding cytidine deaminase, with protein MDELIEAAREVQERAHVPYSDYTVGAALRTADGSVYVGCNIENANYSNSLHAEEVAIAEAVKEGHRDFSELAVSSGARDGVTPCGMCRQTLAEFCDDDLPVVCDEGGDETSEYALGELLPNTITEEMLE; from the coding sequence ATGGACGAACTCATCGAGGCCGCCCGCGAGGTGCAGGAGCGGGCTCACGTCCCGTACTCGGATTACACGGTCGGCGCGGCGCTCCGGACGGCCGACGGGAGCGTCTACGTCGGCTGTAACATCGAGAACGCCAACTACAGTAACTCGCTCCACGCCGAGGAGGTCGCTATCGCCGAGGCGGTCAAGGAGGGCCACCGCGACTTCTCGGAGCTGGCGGTCAGCTCCGGCGCGCGAGACGGCGTGACTCCCTGCGGAATGTGCCGCCAGACGCTCGCGGAGTTCTGCGACGACGACCTGCCGGTGGTCTGCGACGAAGGGGGCGACGAGACGAGCGAGTACGCCCTCGGCGAACTCCTGCCCAACACCATCACCGAGGAGATGCTGGAGTAG
- a CDS encoding nucleoside phosphorylase, protein MTGDSEDPNDDVQYHIEVGEGDVADAVLLPGNPERIEKITQFWDSADEMASHREYRTVTGDYEGTPISVTSTGIGSPSAAIAVEELARVGADTFLRVGSCGAIQPDMEVGDLVISTGGVRQEGTSDAYVREDYPAVADYEVVSALVAAAERLDYDYHTGVTMSADSFYAGQGRPGFEGFEAAGSDELVENLKDANVKNIEMEASAIMTLANIYGLRAGAVCSVFANRETGEFLTEGENRAAETASLAVKLLAQMDEKKAEADVDRWHPGLSLE, encoded by the coding sequence ATGACCGGCGACAGCGAAGACCCGAACGACGACGTGCAGTATCACATCGAGGTCGGCGAGGGCGACGTGGCCGACGCCGTGCTCCTGCCCGGCAACCCCGAGCGCATCGAGAAGATAACGCAGTTCTGGGACTCGGCCGACGAGATGGCCAGCCACCGCGAGTACCGGACCGTCACGGGCGACTACGAGGGGACGCCCATCAGCGTGACCTCGACGGGCATCGGGAGTCCCTCGGCCGCCATCGCGGTTGAGGAGTTAGCCCGCGTCGGGGCGGACACGTTCCTCCGGGTCGGCTCGTGCGGTGCCATCCAGCCCGACATGGAGGTCGGCGACCTCGTTATCTCGACGGGCGGCGTCCGTCAAGAGGGCACCAGCGACGCCTACGTCCGCGAGGACTACCCCGCCGTGGCGGACTACGAGGTCGTCTCCGCGCTCGTCGCCGCCGCGGAGCGCCTCGACTACGACTACCACACCGGCGTCACGATGAGCGCCGACAGCTTCTACGCCGGGCAGGGCCGCCCCGGATTCGAGGGCTTCGAGGCCGCCGGGAGCGACGAACTCGTCGAGAACCTCAAGGACGCGAACGTCAAGAACATCGAGATGGAGGCCAGCGCCATCATGACGCTCGCCAACATCTACGGGCTTCGGGCCGGTGCGGTCTGCTCGGTGTTCGCCAACCGCGAGACCGGCGAGTTCCTGACCGAGGGCGAGAACCGCGCCGCCGAGACCGCGAGCCTCGCGGTGAAACTCCTCGCGCAGATGGACGAGAAGAAGGCGGAAGCGGACGTGGACCGGTGGCATCCCGGTCTGAGTCTGGAGTGA
- a CDS encoding class I SAM-dependent methyltransferase: MTDRDTIATYQSVADEYEERHRDRSVVRELVEEFLAALDVATDSDAARVADVGCGPGWESAAFADRGHEVVGVDLTPAFLRDAADRAPNASFARMDMRRLGVASDAFDGLWACASFLHVPREDAPATLREFRRVLRPGGVLCLSVARGDGETVGDTYDDDRRRFTLYRADELRELVADAGFEVESVADGDWIQVFGRA; this comes from the coding sequence ATGACCGACCGCGACACCATCGCCACCTACCAGTCGGTCGCCGACGAGTACGAGGAGCGCCACCGCGACCGCTCGGTCGTCCGCGAACTGGTCGAGGAGTTCCTCGCGGCGCTCGACGTCGCGACCGACAGCGACGCCGCCCGCGTCGCCGACGTCGGCTGCGGTCCCGGCTGGGAGTCGGCCGCCTTCGCGGACCGCGGCCACGAGGTCGTCGGCGTGGACCTCACGCCCGCGTTCCTCCGCGACGCCGCCGACCGCGCGCCGAACGCGTCGTTCGCCCGGATGGACATGCGACGCCTCGGCGTCGCCAGCGACGCCTTCGACGGTCTCTGGGCCTGTGCGTCGTTCCTCCACGTTCCACGCGAGGACGCGCCCGCGACCCTCCGGGAGTTCCGGCGGGTGCTTCGACCCGGCGGAGTTCTCTGTCTCTCGGTCGCCCGCGGCGACGGCGAGACGGTCGGGGACACCTACGACGACGACCGGCGGCGCTTCACGCTGTACCGGGCCGACGAACTGCGGGAACTGGTCGCGGACGCGGGCTTCGAGGTGGAGTCGGTCGCAGACGGGGACTGGATTCAGGTGTTCGGACGAGCGTAG
- a CDS encoding universal stress protein, whose amino-acid sequence MYDTILVPTDGSDPAERATEHALGLARRFGATVHLITVVDVQSAGGLFNAGGVSEEFVSQLEDSARETLSDAAELADPDDDVRTAVVEGKPAEAILEYADENDADIVFMGTHGRTGIQRYTTGSVTERVVRLSDVPVFTAHVTDRSVVGEGYDDVMIPTDGSDCADVAVDHCLAIAERYDATVHAVNVVNVQAVATGADSWTEEGVDVGSTTDLFDDLEARGESATERVAERAREAGLDAVTDVREGVPASTLLDYADENDVDLITIGTHGRTGIERYFIGSTTAKLVRTSEVPVLSVRAPGDDE is encoded by the coding sequence ATGTACGACACCATCCTCGTCCCCACCGACGGGAGCGACCCCGCCGAACGCGCCACGGAACACGCTCTGGGCCTCGCGCGCCGGTTCGGCGCGACCGTTCACCTGATAACCGTCGTGGACGTGCAGTCGGCCGGCGGACTCTTCAACGCGGGCGGCGTAAGCGAAGAGTTCGTCAGCCAACTCGAAGATAGCGCCAGAGAGACGCTTTCGGACGCGGCGGAACTCGCCGACCCCGACGACGACGTGCGGACCGCGGTCGTGGAGGGCAAGCCCGCCGAGGCCATCCTCGAATACGCCGACGAGAACGACGCGGACATCGTGTTCATGGGCACCCACGGCCGGACCGGTATCCAACGCTACACCACCGGGAGCGTGACCGAGCGCGTCGTCCGCCTCTCGGACGTGCCGGTGTTCACCGCGCACGTGACCGACCGGAGCGTCGTCGGCGAGGGGTACGACGACGTGATGATTCCGACCGACGGGAGCGACTGCGCCGACGTCGCGGTGGACCACTGTCTCGCCATCGCCGAGCGGTACGACGCGACCGTCCACGCGGTCAACGTCGTGAACGTGCAGGCCGTGGCGACCGGAGCCGACTCGTGGACCGAGGAGGGCGTGGACGTGGGTTCGACGACCGACCTGTTCGACGATCTCGAAGCTCGCGGGGAGAGCGCGACCGAACGAGTCGCCGAGCGCGCCCGCGAGGCGGGACTCGACGCCGTGACCGACGTCCGGGAGGGCGTCCCCGCTTCGACGCTGTTGGACTACGCCGACGAGAACGACGTGGACCTGATAACGATAGGTACCCACGGCCGGACCGGTATCGAACGCTACTTCATCGGCAGTACGACCGCGAAACTCGTCCGCACGTCGGAGGTGCCCGTCCTCTCGGTCCGCGCGCCGGGAGACGACGAGTAG
- a CDS encoding pyridoxal phosphate-dependent aminotransferase gives MDFSDRIRRVEPSATLAISNLAAELEAEGADVVDLSVGEPDFPTPENVVEAGKEAMDAGHTGYTSSNGIPQLKAAIAEKLRTDGLDHEAENVVVTPGAKQALYEVVQTLVDDGDEVVLLDPAWVSYEAMVKLAGGDLNRVDLAPYDFQLEPALDELGEAVSNETELLVVNSPNNPTGAVYSDDALAGVADLAVEHDVTVVSDEIYQEITYGPDPTSLGTFEGMADRTVTVNGFSKAYSMTGWRLGYYAGPEELVSQSGKLHSHSVSCATNFVQHAGVEALENTDESVGEMVEAFAERREFLLDRLDAEGVAAPEPDGAFYLMMEVAEDDQTWCEQALEQAHVATVPGSAFGAPGYARISYANSEERIGEAVDRLVDADLL, from the coding sequence ATGGACTTTTCAGACAGAATTCGACGAGTCGAACCGAGCGCGACGCTGGCCATCAGCAACCTCGCGGCCGAACTGGAGGCCGAGGGCGCGGACGTGGTGGATCTCAGCGTCGGCGAACCCGACTTCCCGACGCCCGAAAACGTCGTCGAGGCCGGGAAGGAGGCGATGGACGCGGGCCACACCGGCTACACGTCCTCCAACGGGATTCCCCAACTCAAGGCCGCCATCGCCGAGAAGTTGCGGACCGACGGTCTCGACCACGAGGCCGAGAACGTCGTCGTCACGCCGGGCGCGAAGCAGGCGCTCTACGAGGTCGTCCAGACCCTCGTGGACGACGGCGACGAGGTGGTCCTGCTCGACCCCGCGTGGGTCTCCTACGAGGCGATGGTCAAGCTCGCAGGGGGCGACTTGAACCGCGTCGACCTCGCGCCCTACGACTTCCAACTCGAACCCGCGCTGGACGAACTCGGCGAGGCCGTCTCGAACGAGACCGAACTGCTGGTGGTCAACTCGCCGAACAACCCGACCGGCGCGGTCTACTCCGACGACGCGCTCGCGGGCGTCGCCGACCTCGCGGTCGAACACGACGTGACCGTCGTCAGCGACGAAATCTATCAGGAGATTACCTACGGACCGGACCCGACCAGCCTCGGCACCTTCGAGGGGATGGCCGACCGGACCGTCACCGTCAACGGCTTCTCGAAGGCCTACTCGATGACAGGCTGGCGACTCGGTTACTACGCCGGTCCCGAAGAGTTGGTCTCCCAGTCCGGAAAGCTCCACTCCCATTCGGTCTCCTGTGCGACCAACTTCGTCCAGCACGCGGGCGTCGAAGCCCTCGAAAACACCGACGAGTCGGTCGGCGAGATGGTCGAGGCGTTCGCCGAGCGCCGCGAGTTCCTGCTGGACAGACTCGACGCCGAGGGCGTCGCGGCCCCCGAACCCGACGGCGCTTTCTACCTGATGATGGAGGTCGCCGAGGACGACCAGACGTGGTGCGAGCAGGCTCTCGAACAGGCCCACGTCGCCACCGTGCCGGGGAGCGCGTTCGGCGCGCCGGGCTACGCCCGCATCTCCTACGCCAACAGCGAGGAGCGCATCGGCGAGGCGGTCGATAGGCTCGTGGACGCCGACTTGCTGTAA
- the ribH gene encoding 6,7-dimethyl-8-ribityllumazine synthase has product MVSLGLVVSRFNREVTDQMEEHAHEAAADRGAEVVETLRVPGAYDAPLAADRLARREEIDAVAVVGTIVTGDTDHDRVIADAAAQGLTDVSLDRDKPVTFGVSGPGMSAAEARERVDKGKEAVDAAVELAEEL; this is encoded by the coding sequence ATGGTTTCGCTCGGTCTCGTCGTCTCGCGGTTCAACCGCGAAGTCACCGACCAGATGGAAGAACACGCCCACGAGGCCGCCGCCGACCGCGGGGCCGAGGTGGTCGAGACCCTCCGCGTCCCCGGCGCGTACGACGCGCCGCTGGCGGCCGACCGGTTGGCCCGGCGCGAGGAGATAGACGCCGTGGCGGTGGTCGGGACGATAGTGACCGGCGACACCGACCACGACCGAGTCATCGCCGACGCCGCCGCGCAGGGCCTGACCGACGTGAGCCTCGACCGCGACAAGCCGGTTACCTTCGGCGTGAGCGGGCCGGGGATGTCGGCCGCGGAGGCCCGCGAGCGCGTGGACAAAGGCAAAGAGGCGGTAGACGCCGCGGTCGAACTCGCGGAGGAACTCTAA